In a single window of the Elaeis guineensis isolate ETL-2024a chromosome 6, EG11, whole genome shotgun sequence genome:
- the LOC105047129 gene encoding lysM domain receptor-like kinase 3 isoform X2 — translation MERWRKSRTERRRHHHGAPPMRLLGGGCQGGGGIICSAGRRYSYHHCGTAIIRCQCNTGDEQHGDESELPESRLGAFCAFGNQGFTADIVWKRRRLVQFMRFAGKKLAVRLGISLPMAFLVVSAIITIICVRYRIHWHKKEDLEKKMDKTMSAKSIAALESQYLPNKTAEDVQPFESERPVTFSLEEVKEATANFDETRKIGEGGFGSVYFGMIGKQEVAIKKMKSSKSKEFFAELKVLCKVHHINVVELIGYAAGDDNLYLVYEFVQNGSLSEHLHDPLLKGHQPLSWNARVQIALDAARGIEYIHDHTKAQYVHRDIKTSNILLDDGLRAKVADFGLAKLVERSAEDDCIATRLVGTPGYLPPELVRELQMTTKTDVFAFGVVIAELITGHRALLRDNKEPTKMKSLISIMKGIFQEDDPESALEAIIDGNLNDSYPIEEVYKMADIAMWCFSDEPLNRPEMREITVKLAQIVMASIEWEASLGGNSQVFSGVFNGR, via the exons ATGGAACGTTGGAGGAAGAGCAGAACTGAACGCAGGCGACACCATCACGGTGCACCTCCCATGCGGCTGCTCGGCGGTGGATGCCAGGGTGGAGGTGGTATCATATGCAGTGCAGGGAGGAGATACTCTTATCACCATTGCGGAACTGCTATCATCAGATGCCAGTGCAATACAGGGGATGAACAGCATGGTGACGAATCCGAACTACCTGAGTCCCGGTTGGGTGCTTTTTGTGCCTTTGGGAATCAGGGTTTCACTGCAGACATCGTCTGGAAAAG GAGGAGATTGGTGCAATTCATGAGATTTGCTG GAAAGAAGCTTGCAGTGAGACTGGGCATATCATTGCCAATGGCCTTCCTTGTAGTTAGTGCAATAATAACTATCATTTGCGTGAGATATCGAATCCATTGGCACAAGAAGGAAGATCTTGAGAAGAAAATGGACAAAACCATGAGCGCAAAGAGTATTGCAGCCCTGGAGAGTCAGTACCTTCCCAACAAGACTGCTGAAG ATGTTCAGCCATTTGAGTCCGAGAGACCTGTAACCTTTAGCTTGGAGGAGGTCAAGGAAGCCACAGCTAACTTTGATGAAACTAGAAAGATTGGAGAGGGAGGATTTGGGAGTGTTTACTTTGGAATGATAGGAAAGCAG GAAGTTGCGATTAAAAAGATGAAGTCGAGCAAGTCCAAGGAGTTCTTTGCTGAGCTGAAGGTGTTATGCAAAGTGCATCACATAAACGTG GTTGAGCTAATTGGTTATGCAGCAGGTGATGACAACCTCTATTTGGTTTATGAATTTGTTCAGAATGGTTCACTCAGTGAGCATCTTCATGATCCACTTTTGAAAG GACATCAGCCTCTCTCTTGGAATGCAAGAGTGCAGATTGCATTGGATGCTGCCAGGGGTATCGAGTACATCCATGATCATACTAAGGCACAATATGTTCATCGCGATATAAAAACTAGCAACATCTTGCTGGATGATGGACTGAGAGCAAAG GTTGCAGATTTTGGGCTGGCGAAGCTTGTGGAACGCAGTGCAGAAGATGACTGCATAGCAACTCGTTTGGTTGGGACTCCTGGTTACCTCCCACCAGA GTTGGTCCGTGAGCTCCAGATGACCACCAAAACAGATGTTTTTGCTTTTGGAGTAGTTATTGCAGAGCTGATAACAGGTCATCGTGCTCTCCTTCGAGACAACAAGGAACCTACCAAGATGAAATCGCTGATCTCAATC ATGAAAGGAATTTTCCAAGAGGATGATCCAGAGAGTGCTTTGGAGGCAATTATAGATGGGAATCTCAATGACAGTTACCCCATCGAAGAAGTATACAAG ATGGCCGACATCGCCATGTGGTGCTTCAGCGACGAGCCACTGAACCGTCCTGAAATGAGGGAGATTACAGTGAAGCTGGCTCAGATCGTTATGGCCTCCATTGAGTGGGAAGCATCACTGGGAGGAAACAGTCAAGTCTTCAGTGGCGTGTTTAATGGAAGATGA
- the LOC105047129 gene encoding lysM domain receptor-like kinase 3 isoform X1: MAKLLFFLLPLLLSTNLSKGETPFPAVLIKSSLINPTRCSSPSSIPTCSSYLYVDPRGQPSSEIASIYSANASLIKAITRPTGKTDFLVKVPCVCEEPDNTTSSAFLLHDTKYKVQLNDTVDSVTADKFSGLAWNVGGRAELNAGDTITVHLPCGCSAVDARVEVVSYAVQGGDTLITIAELLSSDASAIQGMNSMVTNPNYLSPGWVLFVPLGIRVSLQTSSGKGKKLAVRLGISLPMAFLVVSAIITIICVRYRIHWHKKEDLEKKMDKTMSAKSIAALESQYLPNKTAEDVQPFESERPVTFSLEEVKEATANFDETRKIGEGGFGSVYFGMIGKQEVAIKKMKSSKSKEFFAELKVLCKVHHINVVELIGYAAGDDNLYLVYEFVQNGSLSEHLHDPLLKGHQPLSWNARVQIALDAARGIEYIHDHTKAQYVHRDIKTSNILLDDGLRAKVADFGLAKLVERSAEDDCIATRLVGTPGYLPPELVRELQMTTKTDVFAFGVVIAELITGHRALLRDNKEPTKMKSLISIMKGIFQEDDPESALEAIIDGNLNDSYPIEEVYKMADIAMWCFSDEPLNRPEMREITVKLAQIVMASIEWEASLGGNSQVFSGVFNGR, translated from the exons ATGGCCAAGCTCCTGTtcttcctcctccccctcctcctatCCACCAATCTCTCCAAAGGAGAGACTCCTTTCCCAGCAGTCTTAATCAAGTCCAGCCTCATAAACCCCACCAGGTGCTCCAGCCCCTCCTCCATCCCCACCTGCAGCTCCTACCTCTACGTCGACCCCCGAGGGCAGCCTTCCTCGGAGATCGCATCCATCTACTCAGCCAATGCATCACTGATCAAGGCCATCACCCGGCCGACAGGCAAGACTGACTTCCTTGTCAAGGTCCCATGCGTGTGCGAGGAGCCAGACAACACCACCAGCTCTGCCTTCCTCCTCCATGACACCAAGTACAAGGTGCAGTTGAATGACACAGTTGACAGTGTCACGGCCGATAAGTTCAGTGGGCTTGCATGGAACGTTGGAGGAAGAGCAGAACTGAACGCAGGCGACACCATCACGGTGCACCTCCCATGCGGCTGCTCGGCGGTGGATGCCAGGGTGGAGGTGGTATCATATGCAGTGCAGGGAGGAGATACTCTTATCACCATTGCGGAACTGCTATCATCAGATGCCAGTGCAATACAGGGGATGAACAGCATGGTGACGAATCCGAACTACCTGAGTCCCGGTTGGGTGCTTTTTGTGCCTTTGGGAATCAGGGTTTCACTGCAGACATCGTCTGGAAAAG GAAAGAAGCTTGCAGTGAGACTGGGCATATCATTGCCAATGGCCTTCCTTGTAGTTAGTGCAATAATAACTATCATTTGCGTGAGATATCGAATCCATTGGCACAAGAAGGAAGATCTTGAGAAGAAAATGGACAAAACCATGAGCGCAAAGAGTATTGCAGCCCTGGAGAGTCAGTACCTTCCCAACAAGACTGCTGAAG ATGTTCAGCCATTTGAGTCCGAGAGACCTGTAACCTTTAGCTTGGAGGAGGTCAAGGAAGCCACAGCTAACTTTGATGAAACTAGAAAGATTGGAGAGGGAGGATTTGGGAGTGTTTACTTTGGAATGATAGGAAAGCAG GAAGTTGCGATTAAAAAGATGAAGTCGAGCAAGTCCAAGGAGTTCTTTGCTGAGCTGAAGGTGTTATGCAAAGTGCATCACATAAACGTG GTTGAGCTAATTGGTTATGCAGCAGGTGATGACAACCTCTATTTGGTTTATGAATTTGTTCAGAATGGTTCACTCAGTGAGCATCTTCATGATCCACTTTTGAAAG GACATCAGCCTCTCTCTTGGAATGCAAGAGTGCAGATTGCATTGGATGCTGCCAGGGGTATCGAGTACATCCATGATCATACTAAGGCACAATATGTTCATCGCGATATAAAAACTAGCAACATCTTGCTGGATGATGGACTGAGAGCAAAG GTTGCAGATTTTGGGCTGGCGAAGCTTGTGGAACGCAGTGCAGAAGATGACTGCATAGCAACTCGTTTGGTTGGGACTCCTGGTTACCTCCCACCAGA GTTGGTCCGTGAGCTCCAGATGACCACCAAAACAGATGTTTTTGCTTTTGGAGTAGTTATTGCAGAGCTGATAACAGGTCATCGTGCTCTCCTTCGAGACAACAAGGAACCTACCAAGATGAAATCGCTGATCTCAATC ATGAAAGGAATTTTCCAAGAGGATGATCCAGAGAGTGCTTTGGAGGCAATTATAGATGGGAATCTCAATGACAGTTACCCCATCGAAGAAGTATACAAG ATGGCCGACATCGCCATGTGGTGCTTCAGCGACGAGCCACTGAACCGTCCTGAAATGAGGGAGATTACAGTGAAGCTGGCTCAGATCGTTATGGCCTCCATTGAGTGGGAAGCATCACTGGGAGGAAACAGTCAAGTCTTCAGTGGCGTGTTTAATGGAAGATGA